In Burkholderia sp. GAS332, one DNA window encodes the following:
- a CDS encoding transcriptional regulator, LysR family, translated as MELKWLEDFVSLAETRSFSRSAELRHVTQPAFSRRIQALEAWLGTELIDRSVYPTRLTAAGQVFYEQALAMLSQFHEARALLRGHTATPQATIEFAVPHTLSLTYFPRWLQRIEAQMGPIHTRLRALNVHDAALALVEGGCDLMMAYHHPSHPIALDPARYDMLTLGNEPISPFSAPGRAGRPRHTLPGTAEAPTPYLTYTPNAYLGRMTEVILANAPERLYLDRLYETDMAEGLKAMALAGHGIAFLPYSAVEEAVADGKLIRLDRATRGTPEGQLTLTMEIRLYRDKLAAKGDDARQILVRQLWDVVSEELAQGARSA; from the coding sequence ATGGAACTGAAATGGCTCGAAGACTTCGTTTCACTCGCGGAAACGCGTAGTTTCAGCCGCTCGGCCGAATTGCGTCACGTCACGCAGCCGGCGTTTTCGCGGCGGATTCAGGCACTGGAAGCGTGGCTGGGCACGGAACTGATCGACCGTTCGGTTTACCCGACGCGGCTGACGGCGGCAGGCCAGGTGTTCTACGAGCAGGCGCTCGCCATGCTGTCGCAGTTCCACGAAGCGCGTGCCCTGCTGCGCGGGCACACGGCGACGCCGCAGGCGACCATCGAGTTCGCGGTGCCGCACACACTGTCGCTCACCTACTTCCCACGCTGGCTTCAGCGCATCGAAGCGCAGATGGGTCCGATCCATACCCGGCTGCGGGCGTTGAACGTGCACGACGCGGCTTTGGCGCTGGTGGAAGGCGGCTGCGATCTGATGATGGCCTATCACCATCCGAGCCATCCCATCGCGCTCGATCCGGCGCGCTATGACATGCTCACGCTCGGCAACGAGCCGATCAGCCCTTTCTCGGCGCCGGGCCGCGCCGGGCGCCCCCGGCACACGCTGCCAGGCACGGCCGAAGCGCCTACGCCCTATCTGACCTATACACCGAACGCCTACCTTGGCCGCATGACCGAAGTGATCCTCGCTAATGCGCCGGAGCGCCTGTATCTCGACCGCCTGTACGAAACCGACATGGCCGAGGGGCTCAAGGCGATGGCGCTGGCCGGCCACGGCATCGCCTTCCTGCCCTACAGCGCGGTGGAAGAGGCGGTCGCCGACGGCAAACTGATCCGCCTCGATCGCGCAACGCGTGGCACGCCGGAGGGGCAGCTCACGCTGACCATGGAGATCCGCCTCTATCGCGACAAGCTGGCCGCGAAAGGCGACGATGCGCGGCAGATACTCGTGCGGCAACTGTGGGACGTGGTGTCGGAGGAGTTGGCGCAAGGCGCGCGCTCTGCCTGA